In Clostridium thermosuccinogenes, the genomic stretch AGGGATAACCTTGGAGGAATTGTTCCTTTCCGTTTTGAATATGAGCCTTACGGCGAGCTATGTAATCCTTTTTGTGATACTCGTCAGGATGCTGCTCAAAAAAGCGCCAAAAGTGATTTCCTATGCCTTATGGGCTGTGGTGGCCTTTCGCCTGATTGTTCCATTTTCATTTGAAAGTATGTTCAGCCTTTTGCCACGCAGCATGAACACTGCTCCAATCACCCCAGACATCATCTATCAGCAAAGCCCTCGTATTAATAGCGGAATAGAGGTAGTCGATTCATTTGTAAATAAATCCCTTCCTGCACCGACTATCGAAGCAAGCGCCAACCCATTACAGATTTACATAGGAATTGGAGCATACATTTGGATTTTGGGAATAGTGGCATTAATCTTTTACAGTGTGATATCAACTTTACATTTAAAAAGACGGCTCAAAGGCTCACGGCTGATAGAGCACAACATATACGAAGCCAATAATTTGAAAACACCCTTTGTGCTTGGATTGATAAAGCCCAGGATATATTTGCCGGTGGGACTTAACATTCAGGAAAGAAGATATATTTTACTGCATGAACAGACCCATATCCATCGAAAAGACCACATAATAAAAATACTGGCCTTCTTAATATTGTCCTTGCATTGGTTTAATCCTCTTGTGTGGATCGCGTTTATGTTAATGAACTCAGATATGGAGATGTCCTGTGATGAAAAAGTATTGAAAGAAATCCAAGAAGATATTAAAAAACCCTATGCCTATTCGTTATTATCCCTTGCTACCGGAAGGCATGCTATAAACGGAAGCCCTCTTGCTTTTGGTGAGGGAATTATGAAGGGCAGGATTAAAAATGTATTGAATTACAGGAAACCTGGGTTTTGGGCAATTGCTTTATCAATCATCCTTGTTGCGGCAGTTGGAATTGGATTAATGGCAAACCCAAGGACAGTAACTGGTGATAAGTCAATTATAAGCAGCGTGAGGGATGTTTTAAAAATCACTGTCAAGACACAGCCAGGCGACGAAAGCAGTCTTAAAATGATTGAAGACAAAGAACATATAATGGATGTCATAAATTATATTAATGGCTTGGATTTAAAAAAGACGGCCAAAGATCCCAGTCAATACGATGGTATGTCTTATATAATAACAATTTACTATAGCAATGACACAAGCATGGAGTATATTCATTTTGGCAACAGGTTTTTTAAAGAATCCGGCAGTGATTGGTATGAGATGCCTTACAAACAAGCTGTAAAATTCGCAGGTATTTATAAAAGCTTATCCGTTGGCGTTAAGGACTCTGAGCAAGACAGGGATGCCGGCTATGAAGATGAAATCACCAGATTGGCATGGGAGTATATAAATAAAGATATCGCTAACTATGAATTAAGCCCGGGAGTAAAAATTATTGACAGCAAAATTACCCGGTTGGAGTTAATCGAAAGCTTTGACAATTTGGCAGAGGCGCCTGTTGAAGTTTATGCGCTGGAATACCGGCTGCTTCCTGAAGATTTGAGCAAAGTTGTATTAGCCGGTGGAATGCAGGTGGATGAGGAAGGTTGGCTTAAAGAAACCAGCAGCATGGGCAAACCGCTCATGGTTGTATTGCGAAATGGCGATTCAGTAACTCTTATCGGAACGCTTTGGACGGCTGAGGTTAGAACTGAAACAGAAATGAAATCCCGAATTAGGTCTTTGCTTGGTCTTACCACCATTGAATCTGCCACCTTAGTGCCTGCTGCACCTAAATTATCTCCTGAGCAAACCTTGGGAGTTGATATGGCTGAGCTCGACTATGCTTCTGATGATATATTAATCTTTCATGATTATTTCGGGCTGTTTGTATATGATCTAAACTCATCTGGCATTATACGCAGCTTGGACTTGGAACCTTTAAACTGTCATCAGACGCAAGGAGACAATTATTGTGAGGTTTCGGTTAGCATGGACGGCAATACGGTGCAGTTGCATCCCATGAGCAGCAAAAACATGTTCGTGTATACCATTTCAGATAACACATTGCAGGAAACAATCTATAAGCCAATGGACAACCGATTTGGCAATCAGTTTGTTCCCATAGAAGAGGTGATAAATTCAACGATGCTTGGCAATTACAGTCACCACGCAGTACTCTTTGACACAGGAGAATACGGATACCTTCATACGGAAGATTGGACGATCAGCACCCTGTCATATGTGCGCGGGGATAAGGTATTCAGGCTGTTTGATTTGAAAAGATAATTGCTTTGAGTTGATAATAATGCAATGTTATACATAAGAGACCCTCCTTGGTAAAAGGTGCGTTTGGCAACTTACACTTTACCAAAAGAGTGGTCTTTTGCCCATTTTATCCGATAACGATTTTACACCGGGTTTGGATATAGCAAAGAGGTATATTTATATCGAAAAATTAAAGTACTAAAAGCTTTTACTCTTGACGATCAGCTTCAAATCAAAATTTTTGATAAAAGACTTACTTTGCTTCCATGTTACAGCCTATCTATTTCATCTGAAAGATTGAGAATCCGATTGAGAGAAAAATACATTACTATTTTCCACCTTTCATAGTTTTTTTGCGTTT encodes the following:
- a CDS encoding M56 family metallopeptidase, with the protein product MEELFLSVLNMSLTASYVILFVILVRMLLKKAPKVISYALWAVVAFRLIVPFSFESMFSLLPRSMNTAPITPDIIYQQSPRINSGIEVVDSFVNKSLPAPTIEASANPLQIYIGIGAYIWILGIVALIFYSVISTLHLKRRLKGSRLIEHNIYEANNLKTPFVLGLIKPRIYLPVGLNIQERRYILLHEQTHIHRKDHIIKILAFLILSLHWFNPLVWIAFMLMNSDMEMSCDEKVLKEIQEDIKKPYAYSLLSLATGRHAINGSPLAFGEGIMKGRIKNVLNYRKPGFWAIALSIILVAAVGIGLMANPRTVTGDKSIISSVRDVLKITVKTQPGDESSLKMIEDKEHIMDVINYINGLDLKKTAKDPSQYDGMSYIITIYYSNDTSMEYIHFGNRFFKESGSDWYEMPYKQAVKFAGIYKSLSVGVKDSEQDRDAGYEDEITRLAWEYINKDIANYELSPGVKIIDSKITRLELIESFDNLAEAPVEVYALEYRLLPEDLSKVVLAGGMQVDEEGWLKETSSMGKPLMVVLRNGDSVTLIGTLWTAEVRTETEMKSRIRSLLGLTTIESATLVPAAPKLSPEQTLGVDMAELDYASDDILIFHDYFGLFVYDLNSSGIIRSLDLEPLNCHQTQGDNYCEVSVSMDGNTVQLHPMSSKNMFVYTISDNTLQETIYKPMDNRFGNQFVPIEEVINSTMLGNYSHHAVLFDTGEYGYLHTEDWTISTLSYVRGDKVFRLFDLKR